The DNA region tgattggCTCCCCCCGTATCTCCTCCCtcctttccacacagccaaaatagctgtgattggatatatgcctaacttgcccctactttctacatgacaaAATTAGATCTGATTagataaagtctctgtcaagCTTTTTCGtctcgtttttatttgttgactaaaatgtcaaataatttagttttagtttttgtccatgtgcacttTCTTTTATTGGTTACTGTCTCGTTTtcgtcaggggaaaaaaggctattaatgaaaactataacgaaaataattagtcaacaaaattaacactgcgaTCACGGACTTTATCGCcaccagctcctgctgctgagTCTGACCCCCTCCTCACTCGTCTCCTGGCGCAGCAGCACTCGCTGCTGCTTGGGTGGTGACAACGGCATTAAATAGGTCTGCCAGTTTTGCACATTTAGCAGCCTCAACCTCAAGAGATTTTAGCTATTGGTCTGCTGTTTCTCAGCGCCATCCGGgtgttttttcttcctgttcaTTTTGATTTTACCTGGCTAATTAGCAAAGTCAGTGGTTTGCCCGTCCCGCCTATGAGGTCCCGCCCCAGCCTGGCTCGTGTAGTGATTGACAGCACTGTTAGGGCTCTCTGAGCCTGTCAGCCCATGATTTATTGACAATGACAAACAATGGACCAATAATATGTGTCAACACACTGCTAGCCCTCTGTAGCCAATGATGAGCGGCTGGCAGGCCCAATTGGAGGGAATttagaaaatgaagaaactTTCAGCGCCCCACATAGGTAGGCcatgtcaaaataataattaaaaaaaaaaaaaaaaaggaaaaatttagTGGACTGGACTGCCAGATGGACTGCCAGATGGCCAGTCCACCCCTGCTCACGATATACAGATTTGATTGGTTTACTAATGCATAGAAATGGTACGGCAGAGGACCACTGAAGCCTCGTGACGTCACACTACCCAGGGCGCAGTGTGGACTAAAACATGGTGGCATCCAGGAAAGTTAAttaaaactttgatttaaaactttatcaaaatgcagatatctggtGAGTTTATTGTTTAATATACATATAAAAGACACAAATATCTATCAAATATTGTGAATTTGACTGGTCATGCAGAGTTACTTTTAATATTGAATTAATGATCCAGGTAAAGGGCTGGGTACTACACTCAGAAACAACATAAGTAGTAGTTTAAAAGTTAGTCTGACAGTTTTGCAGGTATATTGCACTAATAATGAATTCTGTggtgcttttaattttttaaatgtcagcatCTATTCCACTTACATGTTGGGCCTTCAGTCCAGTTTCCAGATATGCAGatgattgtttttttgctttcttctccttctacGGTGTATCCCTCTTCACATTCATACTGCACATTTGAATCTGCAGCAAACACCTCCTTATATTTCTGACCAACAATCACAGCATGTGGGATTTTAGGAGGTTCCCCACATGCAGTGATACTCTCTGTAAACAAGATAATAATGGTTGTTAACAGGAACAGACAGAAATGGACAGATGACTGGTTGTTGCAGCTGCTGAAACCAGTCTTAGATTTAGTCACTGATATTATTCTCTTGTGGGCTTAATGGAGGAATGAACTTACTCTCACAGATGGGCACAGAAGTCCAGGTTCCATTCAAGCAAACAGCTGTGGCATCCCAGTTTTTCAGATAAAATCCCTCATTACATTTTACTCTTTCTTTTTCCCCCTCCTTAAACCAGCCATCAGAGTCTTCTGTGTATTCTCCATGTGGGATTGTCAAAGGAAGGCAGCCATTTGCGTCTAGGGAATTAACcaaatgacatttaaagatgacttttattattattcatagAGTGCTGTAGAAAAGTATTTTCCCAcctcctgattttatttttcaaatttgtcaGAACTACATTTTTCTGATCATCAGaattggctgacttgcaacaaatacagtttgaagaatgggatgccatcccacagcagtgtgtgaccaggctggtgaccagcatgagaaggatgttgtggctgtgtatggttcttccacacagtACGGAGGCTTCTGtttgttaaaggggacatattttatccttttaagacaagtttatattggtctcagaggtccccaaaaatgcttgtgaagtttattgctgaaaaaacactcaagtattggttttttgtatgtctaaaaacccatctgtttcagcccttctcagaacaagctgtttctgtagCCGGATCCCAGGTCTCTTATAGATCGGTCCTCGGTCTATAAGAGACTGTAAGGGATTTGCTTGAACCAGAAGTAGTTTCCGATCCACCATCTTAAATCTTAGATCTTAAAACTTAAAGAgagctgttgtttttcatagAAATTCAAAATATACACCAACAAGTTTTAACAAAGGGAAGCAGAAACTAGAGTGAATCCTTAATCCTGTTGTCCGTGGTTAAACTGATGTCACTGATATGttgatcagactgaatgaaaccagaGCAGAAAGGACTACGTCTAAAAAGTAGCTGTGGATCTGGAAATCAAGACTGATTATGTCAGAAATAGATTTGCCTTCCAGCTGTCTCTTgacaaactttctgcagtttcaaaTGCCCGCTAAATCGGCCCTCTATCTGTATTATCTTTCACATTGGTCCTAATGCTGGCAGCTATTGCTAGCAGCTACTTCTGCTTTGTATACCGTTAATAGTTCTTTGTAAGGATGATGACTCATGTGACTTGTAAGACCTGGTGTGTTAAAAGTGAAGGAGTTTTTCCTCCCTTTGGGATCGTTGAGGAGCATGTTCTACAAACACAATCATGTTATACTCCTGAAACACTGATGAGCTCCCACATGAGAAGACTAGTTAAGCCATGCTCTTCCTCTATGGGGCTTAATGACAGGCCACATACCACCACGCCACCTACTGTTTTGGGAGGTGTAGTCTCGTTAGGGGGGTCAAAATGCCTATTTTATCAGTGGGTTTTATCAGTAATATTTTATTGTCAGAAATATACAATGATAcaaaatatttgcaattttgGCAGATAATTTGTCAGCAGTGAATCActccttttgtctttattttttaagttcaaaatgacattttgatgctggcttattgttttttttgcaaaatggtaaatattttcctttgtttgaaTTGACAAACGCAAGCCGTTCTCCTATGTACAGACAATTGTGCTATTCCTGAGCAGAATGTTCATTTATTACCAAATGCCACTTCAGAGTTTTCTGAACTTTTTCCAGcagattaattaaaaaaaatcttacctATACATTGGGGTTCAGGCAACCATTTTCCATTTTGACATGTGCTCGTAGCCCACCACCCCTCTGCGGCAGGTTTGCGTCCTCTATCACAGGCATATGTCAGTGTTGTGTCATGGGAATATGCGGCTTGCTCTGGGACAAAGTAGCCCCCATCCAGGTTGGGAGCAGAACAGGACTGAGCAGCACTTTGAGCTGAAACAGCAAAAGTGCACattaaaaatgggctaaatgaTCAAAGTGTTTCTTATTAATAAAATCTAATGTTCTTACCATAAAGCACTCCAGGAAGCAAACCCAGGAGAAAACATAGTAGATATCTCACACACATTTTGTGAaggaataaaacacagaaaccaATCACAGCTAAAAACTCAGTTCACAAGTGGACTGGTTAATCATTGTTGCGGGATTTTCCCAAACATATTAAGAAACAGTAAACATTGCACTGAGCCACTGTCCTCATAATGTTGCTCGGAAATTCAACAAAAGT from Cheilinus undulatus linkage group 13, ASM1832078v1, whole genome shotgun sequence includes:
- the LOC121519814 gene encoding complement factor H-like; amino-acid sequence: MCVRYLLCFLLGLLPGVLYAQSAAQSCSAPNLDGGYFVPEQAAYSHDTTLTYACDRGRKPAAEGWWATSTCQNGKWLPEPQCIDANGCLPLTIPHGEYTEDSDGWFKEGEKERVKCNEGFYLKNWDATAVCLNGTWTSVPICEKSITACGEPPKIPHAVIVGQKYKEVFAADSNVQYECEEGYTVEGEESKKTIICISGNWTEGPTCRATRPESGSGGSTVGGSRPGTGHGAAGGGSTPSGGSAVRPVHLTYCGNSPTVPNGEVFQSTELFLKYQCNHYYKLEGPATVYCYSNGLWSEKPTCRVAFCTVNTDGHPDLVPVGVQFIKEGEEMEFRCVDKWSFTNYAVGRCMKGRLWLSRCCNRGQITFGVC